The genomic segment CTGCACACCGGGCTCTTCTTCCCGCCGGACCCCGGGGCCTCGGCGAGCCTCGGGGGCATGGTGGCCACCAACGCCTCGGGCATCCGCACGGTGCGCTACGGCTCGACCCACCGGTACGTGAAGCGCCTGGAAGTGGCCCTGGCCGACGGGCGGCGGGCCGAGGTGGGCACCCTGGCCCACAAGTCTTCTTCCGGCTACGACGTGACGGGGCTCTTCGTGGGCAGCGAGGGCACCCTGGGGGTCTTCACCCGCATCACCCTGGAGCTCGCCCCCCTGCCCCCCGAGGTGATGACCGCGCTGGCCGCCTTTCCCGACGCCGGCTCCGCCACCCGGGCGGTCACCGCGGTGATGGCTTCGGGGCTCGGGCCGGCGGCCTGCGAGTTCCTCGACGAGGTGACCGTGGGCACGGTAGAGGCGGCAGGCCGGCTGGGGCTTGCGCCCCACCCCCTCCTCTTTCTCGAGTTCCACGGCTCCAGCTCGAGCGGCCTCGCCGCCGACGTGAGCCTGGTGGAGGAGGCGTGCCGGGCCGAGGGGGCGCTCACCTTCGACGCGGGCGTGGGCCCCGACGAGCGGGCGCGCCTGTGGGACGCGCGCCACCGGGCCTACCACACCATCCGGGAGGCACATCCCGGCCGGGCGATCCTCATCGTGGACGCGGCCGTGCCCCGCAGCCGGTACCCGGAGCTTGCCGCGCGAGCCCGGGAAGCCGTGGACCGCCGGGGCCTGACGGGGTACATTTTCGGCCACGCAGGAGACGGAAACCTCCACTGTCTCATCCTGGAACCCCGGGAGCCGGGTGCCGCCCGGGATGCCGTGCACGAGGCCAACGCCGAGATCGTGGAGGCCGCCCTCGCCCTGGGCGGCACCGCTACCGGGGAGCACGGGGTCGGCGTGGGCAAGCGCAAGTTCCTGGCCCGGGAGCACGGCGCCGGCCTCGACCTGATGCGCCTGGTCAAGCACAGCCTCGATCCGAGGGGAATCCTGAACCCGGGCAAGGTGCTTCCCTGA from the Thermodesulfobacteriota bacterium genome contains:
- a CDS encoding FAD-binding oxidoreductase; amino-acid sequence: MTGSEAPASRPLKDADFRVLGLVFPRERLSRGASVLDLHSRDESFHEPRRPEAVAWPVDAGEVSRALEWAYEREIPVTARGAGTGVEGGAIPMAGGLVLDFARMNRVLDIRPEDFLVVAEPGVLYTDLNTELQRLHTGLFFPPDPGASASLGGMVATNASGIRTVRYGSTHRYVKRLEVALADGRRAEVGTLAHKSSSGYDVTGLFVGSEGTLGVFTRITLELAPLPPEVMTALAAFPDAGSATRAVTAVMASGLGPAACEFLDEVTVGTVEAAGRLGLAPHPLLFLEFHGSSSSGLAADVSLVEEACRAEGALTFDAGVGPDERARLWDARHRAYHTIREAHPGRAILIVDAAVPRSRYPELAARAREAVDRRGLTGYIFGHAGDGNLHCLILEPREPGAARDAVHEANAEIVEAALALGGTATGEHGVGVGKRKFLAREHGAGLDLMRLVKHSLDPRGILNPGKVLP